A genomic stretch from Candidatus Dependentiae bacterium includes:
- a CDS encoding type II secretion system F family protein — protein MALYRYKAFSKEGKKLSGFIDAPSVAHVKQQLSVQGMYPVSIAPAAQEARQAWWKHLVVRGVTSKEKILFTKQLAVLLKSGVPLLQSFELLIDQFEAAMRGILVAVKDDIKEGMALADALKKYPKTFENIYVQLVRAGEATGRLEVILERLVDYLERRQAIQKRISAALSYPIMQLVVALVVVTVLLVYVVPTMKENFASQKKALPAPTEFLISLSNFLVNHYIIITGLLVAIVVGFRYWKTTPSGARRIDEIKLKLPLIKFFARTSAVVQFSQTLGMLTESGVNLSDSLNIVCNIIDNRILTDALNEARDKIIKQGKIAQYLKQTHIFPPIAIYLIGTGEETGKLDVMLLTVAKNYEEELGELADSLAAKIGPILLVMMAVVVGFIVLSMALPMVQMADIAGI, from the coding sequence ATGGCGCTGTATCGCTATAAAGCATTTTCCAAAGAGGGAAAAAAATTAAGTGGTTTTATTGATGCGCCATCTGTTGCACATGTTAAACAACAACTAAGTGTACAAGGGATGTATCCAGTTTCTATTGCACCGGCAGCTCAAGAGGCGCGTCAGGCATGGTGGAAGCATTTAGTTGTACGTGGTGTAACATCAAAAGAAAAAATTTTATTTACCAAGCAGCTTGCTGTTCTTTTGAAATCAGGTGTGCCATTACTTCAATCATTTGAATTATTGATTGACCAATTTGAAGCTGCCATGCGTGGCATTCTTGTTGCTGTTAAAGACGATATTAAAGAAGGGATGGCTCTTGCCGATGCACTCAAAAAGTATCCAAAAACATTTGAAAATATTTATGTACAATTAGTTCGTGCCGGCGAGGCAACCGGTCGTCTTGAAGTTATTTTGGAGCGGTTAGTTGATTATTTGGAACGTCGCCAAGCAATACAAAAACGTATTAGTGCTGCACTTTCTTATCCTATTATGCAGCTTGTTGTTGCTCTTGTGGTGGTTACCGTGTTACTTGTATATGTTGTGCCGACTATGAAAGAAAACTTTGCATCGCAAAAAAAGGCACTACCAGCTCCAACAGAATTTTTAATTTCACTTTCAAACTTTTTAGTTAATCACTACATTATTATTACTGGATTACTTGTGGCAATAGTTGTAGGTTTTCGTTATTGGAAAACAACGCCATCTGGTGCGCGTCGGATTGATGAAATTAAACTCAAGCTTCCACTTATTAAATTTTTTGCCCGTACAAGTGCCGTTGTGCAGTTTAGCCAAACGTTGGGAATGCTTACCGAAAGCGGTGTGAATCTTTCGGATTCATTAAATATTGTGTGTAATATTATTGATAATCGTATTTTAACAGACGCATTAAATGAAGCACGTGATAAAATAATAAAGCAAGGTAAAATTGCGCAGTACTTAAAGCAAACACACATTTTTCCACCAATTGCGATTTATTTAATTGGTACGGGTGAAGAAACGGGCAAACTAGATGTTATGTTATTGACTGTTGCAAAAAATTATGAAGAGGAGTTAGGAGAGCTAGCCGATAGTTTAGCAGCAAAGATTGGACCAATCCTGTTGGTTATGATGGCGGTTGTTGTTGGATTTATTGTATTATCTATGGCCTTGCCAATGGTGCAAATGGCAGACATTGCAGGCATTTAA
- a CDS encoding general secretion pathway protein GspK, with amino-acid sequence MNQKQDGYILLLTVMIISISVFLVTYISNKSLVYISFSKSVINRQQATVLAWGALQIATSQLQRVGLKEQENESDKSDKQNDKKPLSWEQKFLEAFFPSLHQWQTFKLKEGVEGIDATIRICLSCEEGKINLNNIYDFKEKKFNNGAEKFLQDIFGRIEKKIGIQNLFAAFTTFLKERQYNIQDVTELLNIKELHYFKNRIFYYPTIDDSTIADGKKVNKQEKHLYLSDIFTTWPKKETLQPLLLSSSLQLLLEFKGENNIESRKNMIEQQLEHFKPKLDLKTDWGLLFIPIYGIPWEAVPEGVRNKFNATFEPAIFSVVVATTVGEVTQRLLALLERVPTSQDDRYQFHVKLRKVYWL; translated from the coding sequence ATGAATCAAAAACAAGATGGATATATATTGCTTTTGACGGTGATGATTATTTCTATTTCTGTTTTTTTGGTGACTTATATTTCAAATAAAAGTCTCGTCTATATTTCGTTTTCTAAGTCAGTAATTAATAGACAGCAAGCAACAGTACTTGCATGGGGTGCCTTACAAATTGCTACAAGCCAACTGCAACGTGTTGGCCTAAAAGAACAAGAGAATGAGTCAGATAAAAGTGATAAACAAAATGACAAGAAACCACTGAGTTGGGAGCAAAAATTTCTTGAAGCATTTTTTCCATCTCTTCATCAATGGCAAACATTTAAACTAAAAGAGGGGGTAGAGGGTATTGATGCGACTATACGGATCTGCCTCTCGTGCGAAGAAGGAAAAATAAATTTAAATAATATTTATGATTTTAAAGAGAAAAAGTTTAATAACGGGGCTGAAAAGTTTTTACAGGATATTTTTGGGCGTATTGAAAAAAAAATTGGTATACAAAACTTATTTGCTGCGTTTACAACATTTCTAAAAGAGCGGCAATATAACATACAGGACGTAACTGAATTGCTCAATATCAAAGAACTACACTACTTTAAGAATCGTATTTTTTATTATCCTACTATTGATGATAGTACAATAGCAGATGGAAAAAAGGTAAATAAGCAAGAAAAGCATCTGTATTTGAGTGACATTTTTACGACATGGCCAAAAAAAGAAACTTTGCAGCCATTATTACTATCATCATCGTTGCAATTATTACTTGAATTTAAGGGGGAAAATAATATAGAGAGTAGAAAAAATATGATAGAACAACAGTTGGAGCATTTTAAACCAAAATTAGATTTAAAAACAGACTGGGGTCTGTTGTTTATCCCGATATACGGTATTCCATGGGAAGCGGTACCAGAAGGGGTTCGCAATAAATTTAATGCCACATTTGAACCAGCTATTTTTTCTGTTGTAGTTGCTACAACAGTTGGTGAGGTAACACAACGGTTATTAGCTTTACTTGAACGAGTACCAACATCACAGGATGACAGATACCAATTTCATGTTAAGCTAAGGAAGGTATATTGGCTTTGA
- a CDS encoding prepilin-type N-terminal cleavage/methylation domain-containing protein, producing the protein MSGIYKKGFTLIELLVAIAIIAVMATIVVPRLWHRAPYYERKKFIGQLNALTRFAWQQALTKNKLHQVFFNFEQNSISIKEQSSEINASGESVFTDIKGTGLRTFIEIPRHIQVKQFLIEGSDAMTVFAGRPTQEAWFFIIPDGLSQEVIINIVDTRDRLSNGSARSIGLVLNPFMAQFKIYDEFQK; encoded by the coding sequence GTGTCTGGGATTTATAAAAAAGGTTTTACGCTTATAGAGCTTTTGGTTGCCATAGCTATTATCGCGGTTATGGCAACTATTGTTGTTCCACGATTATGGCATCGGGCTCCGTATTATGAGCGTAAAAAATTTATTGGGCAACTAAATGCGCTTACTCGTTTTGCGTGGCAGCAGGCATTAACAAAAAACAAGTTACATCAAGTTTTTTTTAATTTTGAACAAAATAGTATTTCAATCAAAGAACAAAGCAGTGAAATAAATGCCTCTGGAGAGTCTGTTTTTACAGATATCAAAGGAACCGGTCTGCGTACATTTATAGAAATACCGCGGCACATTCAGGTAAAACAATTTTTAATTGAAGGCTCAGATGCAATGACTGTATTTGCGGGAAGACCAACACAAGAAGCGTGGTTTTTTATAATACCAGATGGTTTGAGCCAAGAAGTTATTATTAATATAGTTGATACAAGAGATAGACTGTCTAATGGTAGTGCGCGTTCAATTGGTTTGGTATTAAATCCGTTTATGGCTCAATTTAAAATTTATGATGAATTTCAAAAATAA
- a CDS encoding MCE family protein, with product MQAKTETLVGLFILAALGVFIYMGFQIGAFRFDRMHYNKYTMYFEDVSGLSRKAEVKIAGVKVGWVEEISLVREDQMQAEAKVMVLKDYHLYHDAHAIVRQEGLLGPKYLELIPGDPLLSELESGSRLGKPSIAPVSVDELLHQVQKIAAHVQEVTASFKDAVGGIEGRKQLQSIFENLDITTQKMASFSQVLNRSLIRNEDNLNRVFEIGDHVARLSSQLESHVLPAFQDGIERISDVFDRDFNRLATQVEVTANAFEEVSTQARDGFKNISSVAEKIDEGKGLIGKLINDEETYRDLKVAVHGIRDYFAKVDTMQIIFDSHVEAMQRPAENYRFEDSKGYFDVRIHPSEDKFYILQLAVSEKGYLDRFEVRKKYCDEDVRRCDPDEAARTLVDAGKLVLDDNDKLENVFRAKREVFTRNTLKFGLQFGKIFGNVAFRFGLFEGFAGLGVDFDIPMSTDKFRWVTTFEAFDLRGWNRIEDRRPHIKWINRMFVLDNIYFTFGADDFISKNNANAFFGAGIRFCDDDIKFMLSTVASVLPNIYGGATTVLAATV from the coding sequence TTGCAAGCAAAAACAGAAACACTTGTTGGTTTATTCATCTTGGCAGCACTGGGTGTGTTTATATACATGGGATTTCAAATTGGTGCATTCCGATTTGATCGCATGCATTATAACAAGTATACCATGTATTTTGAAGATGTCTCAGGTCTTTCTCGAAAAGCAGAAGTAAAAATTGCTGGTGTAAAAGTTGGCTGGGTAGAAGAAATTAGTTTGGTTCGAGAAGATCAAATGCAAGCTGAAGCAAAAGTTATGGTGCTCAAAGATTATCATCTGTATCATGATGCTCATGCAATTGTACGCCAAGAAGGTTTACTTGGTCCGAAATATTTAGAATTAATACCAGGTGATCCATTGCTATCAGAATTAGAATCAGGAAGTCGACTTGGTAAGCCAAGCATAGCACCTGTTTCTGTTGATGAGTTGTTGCATCAAGTACAAAAAATTGCCGCGCATGTGCAAGAAGTTACCGCATCATTCAAAGATGCTGTCGGTGGTATTGAAGGTAGAAAGCAATTACAATCTATTTTTGAAAATTTAGATATTACTACGCAAAAAATGGCATCATTTTCACAAGTGCTTAATCGCTCTTTGATTCGCAATGAAGATAATCTTAATAGAGTTTTTGAAATAGGCGATCATGTAGCGCGACTCTCTAGTCAGTTAGAATCACATGTATTACCAGCGTTTCAAGATGGTATAGAAAGGATATCAGATGTATTTGACAGAGACTTCAATCGTCTTGCTACGCAAGTAGAAGTGACAGCAAATGCATTTGAAGAAGTATCAACTCAAGCGCGTGATGGTTTCAAAAATATTAGTTCTGTGGCAGAAAAAATAGATGAGGGTAAAGGACTTATTGGTAAACTTATCAATGATGAAGAAACGTATCGTGATTTAAAAGTCGCAGTGCATGGTATCAGGGATTATTTTGCTAAAGTTGATACTATGCAAATTATTTTTGATTCACATGTAGAAGCGATGCAAAGGCCGGCAGAAAATTATCGTTTTGAAGATTCAAAAGGATATTTTGATGTTCGCATCCATCCATCGGAAGATAAATTTTATATATTGCAATTAGCTGTTTCGGAAAAAGGATATTTAGATCGTTTTGAGGTGCGTAAAAAATACTGCGATGAAGATGTAAGGCGTTGTGATCCGGATGAAGCAGCACGTACGCTTGTGGATGCGGGTAAACTTGTATTAGATGATAATGACAAATTAGAAAATGTTTTTAGAGCAAAACGAGAAGTTTTTACAAGAAATACACTCAAGTTTGGTTTACAATTTGGTAAAATATTTGGCAATGTGGCATTCCGTTTTGGTTTGTTCGAAGGTTTTGCTGGCTTAGGTGTCGATTTTGATATTCCAATGTCAACAGATAAATTTCGCTGGGTTACCACGTTTGAGGCATTTGATTTACGTGGTTGGAACCGTATTGAAGATCGTCGTCCACATATCAAATGGATTAATCGTATGTTTGTACTTGATAATATTTATTTCACTTTTGGTGCTGATGACTTTATCAGCAAAAATAATGCTAATGCATTTTTCGGTGCAGGTATTCGTTTTTGTGATGATGATATTAAGTTTATGCTTTCTACTGTTGCAAGTGTATTGCCAAATATTTATGGTGGTGCAACAACAGTACTTGCTGCAACTGTGTAG
- a CDS encoding leucine-rich repeat domain-containing protein, with protein sequence MYKKIFLVFLLSGSIFLIHGMEEVRSLLDLSKAVVVKQVINESVRERLLDECHEPFYFAVPEKKAEKLMQKLAFLPDELRIPILKEIGRTLRLKYRKVLNLGVDYGFSIKDLSSSVEHINHFLVKCSSYNLKEHEMFLDNLGINSLEGIESLHTGIEYSKNKPKSMICNIEKVKHLYVTKNSISKLENYLFLNFSTLKSLHLADNKIRMIKPDSLSGLGNLEYLSLANNELTNFDPRILQHTPNLQGINLCSNYLKNTQELEEAIKKEFPQDYGIHIYLDSQKECPKEEKKK encoded by the coding sequence ATGTATAAAAAGATTTTTTTAGTTTTCTTATTAAGTGGATCTATTTTTTTAATTCATGGAATGGAAGAAGTCAGATCTCTTCTTGATTTATCAAAAGCGGTAGTAGTTAAACAGGTAATAAATGAGTCTGTGCGTGAGCGGCTTTTGGATGAATGTCACGAACCATTTTATTTTGCTGTTCCTGAAAAAAAAGCGGAAAAGCTGATGCAGAAATTAGCATTTTTACCAGATGAGCTTCGTATACCGATTTTGAAGGAAATTGGACGAACTTTACGCTTAAAATATAGAAAAGTTCTCAATCTTGGGGTTGATTATGGTTTTAGTATTAAGGATTTATCTTCTTCTGTTGAGCACATTAATCATTTTTTAGTGAAATGTTCTTCTTATAATTTGAAAGAACATGAAATGTTTCTAGATAATTTGGGTATTAATAGTCTTGAGGGTATTGAAAGTCTACACACAGGAATAGAATATTCTAAAAATAAACCTAAATCTATGATTTGTAATATAGAAAAAGTTAAGCATTTGTATGTAACAAAGAATAGTATTTCAAAATTAGAAAACTATCTTTTTTTGAATTTTAGTACGTTAAAAAGTCTTCATTTGGCAGACAATAAAATACGTATGATTAAACCAGATTCACTGAGTGGCTTAGGAAATTTAGAGTATCTTTCTCTTGCCAATAATGAGCTGACTAATTTTGATCCAAGAATTTTACAGCATACGCCGAATTTGCAAGGTATTAATCTTTGTAGTAATTATTTAAAGAATACACAAGAGCTTGAAGAAGCTATAAAAAAAGAGTTTCCGCAAGACTATGGAATACATATTTACTTAGACAGTCAAAAAGAGTGCCCAAAAGAGGAAAAAAAGAAGTAG
- a CDS encoding leucine-rich repeat domain-containing protein gives MYKKISLVFLLSGSIFSMYGMKKVGSLVDLSRAVVAKQVINESLDEGLLDGWRKPYFFKIPEEKAEGVIQKLASLPKLIRIPLLKEVGRILRLKDKTVLNLGVDYGFSIQELFRTFSHRCHFSVHSYGSNNSERYHTLGGMEGFKLYLRLFGSENYEISSDQLDKMKSYEMDLSQLGINNLNGIEILHAGIESSQCKFIRFTIPKFTIKYIEKLEHLYIRNNSISEIGNHLFLNFNTLKSLDLSGNQISVVKLHSLNGLGNLEYLSLASNELTNFDPKILQYTQKLKKINLRNNYLDNTEELKKTIKAEFPYEHMININLKYQKESSKKEKKEGEEGLTKKV, from the coding sequence ATGTATAAAAAGATATCTTTAGTTTTCTTATTAAGTGGATCTATTTTTTCAATGTATGGCATGAAAAAAGTGGGATCTCTTGTTGATTTATCAAGGGCTGTAGTAGCAAAACAAGTAATAAATGAATCTTTAGATGAAGGACTTTTGGATGGATGGCGCAAACCATATTTTTTTAAGATTCCTGAAGAAAAAGCAGAGGGTGTAATACAAAAACTGGCATCTTTACCAAAGTTAATTCGTATACCACTCTTGAAAGAAGTGGGACGAATTTTACGTTTAAAAGATAAAACAGTTCTTAACCTTGGAGTGGACTATGGATTTAGTATTCAAGAGTTGTTTCGTACTTTTAGTCATAGGTGTCATTTTTCAGTACATAGCTATGGATCAAATAATTCTGAAAGATACCATACTTTAGGTGGAATGGAGGGTTTTAAACTATATCTTAGATTATTTGGATCGGAAAACTATGAAATAAGTTCTGATCAATTGGATAAGATGAAAAGTTATGAAATGGATCTTAGTCAATTAGGTATCAATAATCTCAATGGTATTGAGATCTTACATGCTGGAATAGAATCTTCTCAATGTAAATTTATTAGATTTACGATTCCTAAATTTACGATTAAGTATATAGAAAAACTTGAGCATCTTTATATAAGAAATAATAGTATTTCAGAGATAGGAAATCATCTTTTTTTAAATTTTAATACATTAAAAAGTCTTGATTTATCTGGTAATCAAATAAGTGTAGTTAAGCTACATTCACTTAATGGTTTAGGAAATTTAGAGTATCTTTCTCTCGCAAGTAATGAGCTTACTAATTTTGATCCAAAAATTTTGCAGTACACGCAAAAGTTGAAGAAGATTAATCTGCGTAATAATTATTTAGATAATACAGAAGAGCTCAAAAAAACCATTAAAGCAGAGTTTCCATACGAGCATATGATAAATATTAATTTGAAATATCAAAAGGAATCTTCAAAAAAAGAAAAAAAAGAAGGTGAAGAAGGATTAACTAAGAAGGTTTAG
- a CDS encoding YifB family Mg chelatase-like AAA ATPase, with protein MHAKLFSATTIGVDAHPVQIEVDVSFGLVNFYIVGLPDTAIKESNKRIITALKNSGIRLPSKKITVNLAPADLKKEGTLFDMPIAIGILLASEFLEIPKDFITETLFLGELSLDGSIRFIKGALAIAYDAHKLGKKRIILPKANAQEASLIKDLEIIGVEHIAELIAYLRRETSIIPTQSSLEIFTKREKKIELDFSQVKGQTYAKRALQVSAAGRHNILFVGPPGAGKTMLAKRLPTIMPDMTFDEVLQTSKIYSITGKLQKKSLVIQRPFRNPHHTISQAGLVGGGSYPQPGEISLAHNGILFLDELTEFKRDTLEVLRQPLEYKSVCIARAHQTVSFPASFLLVAALNPCPCGFLGDKKRHCICSPQQISRYLDKLSGPLLDRIDVQINVQSIDYDTIKNQNIKIQTSQELFEGVQQALDMQAKRFGTDAKWNAHMLPDDVENYCILTESAEKLLKIAFEKLNLSMRGYHKILKVARTVADLEQSTTIDIPHIQEAIMYRSLDQNLERPRS; from the coding sequence ATGCATGCAAAATTATTTTCTGCAACAACCATTGGTGTTGATGCACATCCAGTACAAATTGAAGTTGATGTATCATTTGGCTTGGTAAACTTTTACATTGTTGGCCTGCCAGACACGGCAATTAAAGAAAGTAATAAACGAATTATTACTGCACTCAAAAATAGTGGGATTAGACTTCCATCAAAAAAAATTACTGTAAATTTAGCACCCGCAGATTTAAAAAAAGAAGGAACCCTCTTTGATATGCCGATTGCCATTGGTATTTTGCTTGCATCAGAATTCTTAGAAATCCCTAAAGACTTCATAACCGAAACTCTATTTTTAGGAGAGCTTTCTCTCGATGGTAGCATTCGATTTATCAAGGGTGCACTAGCAATTGCATATGACGCACACAAGCTTGGAAAAAAAAGAATTATTCTCCCAAAAGCAAATGCACAAGAAGCATCACTCATAAAAGATTTAGAAATTATTGGCGTTGAACACATCGCTGAATTAATTGCATACTTACGTAGGGAAACGTCAATAATACCAACTCAATCTTCCCTTGAAATATTTACAAAACGAGAAAAAAAAATTGAATTAGATTTTAGCCAAGTAAAAGGTCAAACATATGCAAAACGCGCATTACAAGTAAGCGCTGCTGGCAGACATAACATTTTATTTGTTGGCCCACCAGGTGCAGGAAAAACAATGCTTGCAAAACGATTACCAACGATTATGCCAGATATGACCTTTGATGAAGTATTACAAACAAGTAAAATTTATTCAATTACTGGAAAATTACAAAAAAAATCATTAGTTATTCAACGGCCTTTTCGCAATCCACATCACACAATTTCGCAGGCAGGACTCGTTGGTGGCGGTTCATATCCACAGCCAGGTGAAATAAGCTTAGCACATAACGGTATTTTATTTTTGGATGAGTTAACCGAATTTAAACGCGACACACTCGAAGTGTTACGCCAGCCACTTGAATATAAAAGCGTGTGTATTGCACGCGCACACCAAACGGTAAGCTTTCCCGCATCATTTCTACTCGTTGCCGCACTTAATCCCTGCCCGTGCGGGTTTTTAGGAGATAAAAAACGCCATTGTATATGCAGCCCACAGCAAATCAGCCGTTATCTTGATAAATTATCTGGCCCACTACTTGATCGTATCGATGTACAAATAAATGTACAATCAATAGATTATGACACTATAAAAAATCAAAACATTAAAATACAAACATCACAAGAGTTGTTTGAGGGTGTGCAACAAGCACTAGATATGCAAGCAAAGCGTTTTGGCACTGATGCAAAGTGGAATGCACATATGTTGCCAGATGACGTTGAAAACTATTGCATTTTAACTGAATCTGCTGAAAAATTACTTAAAATAGCATTTGAAAAATTAAACTTAAGTATGCGTGGATATCACAAAATTTTAAAAGTCGCTCGAACA
- the gspG gene encoding type II secretion system major pseudopilin GspG, whose amino-acid sequence MTYMAKQAKNGFTLIEILIAVAIVLIMGAVVVPGFMGYMRRARLTSAKSTIGTLETAINQFNADTGKYPSNLKDLIKRPTSDEAVAKKWVSPYIKGNEVPADPWGNRYQYTVTPGAEHAYELYSFGPNGRGAPKIEWISVWDL is encoded by the coding sequence ATGACATATATGGCAAAGCAAGCTAAAAATGGTTTTACATTAATTGAAATTCTTATCGCAGTTGCCATTGTATTGATTATGGGGGCTGTGGTTGTTCCTGGCTTTATGGGATATATGCGTCGAGCACGTTTGACGAGTGCAAAATCAACTATTGGTACACTAGAGACTGCTATAAATCAATTTAATGCTGATACTGGTAAATACCCATCTAATCTAAAAGATCTAATCAAACGTCCGACTAGCGATGAGGCTGTTGCGAAAAAATGGGTAAGTCCATATATAAAGGGAAATGAAGTTCCAGCTGATCCATGGGGTAACCGCTACCAGTATACAGTAACGCCGGGCGCAGAGCATGCATATGAGCTATATTCATTTGGTCCGAATGGGCGTGGTGCGCCAAAAATTGAGTGGATAAGTGTCTGGGATTTATAA
- a CDS encoding type II secretion system protein: protein MMNFKNNDGFTLTEVLLAVAIIGLVLTPIFITQSTLLQSVSRISRRMARVFFAKQFLIESTSVMQLKQKDKEDPSITIEKKVDDPETVVMYKVQKLPKNSVFSQFPDLYLKSTTAKWQRDGIEQEQTLISFMFQPEPPEKKGT from the coding sequence ATGATGAATTTCAAAAATAATGATGGGTTTACCCTAACAGAAGTGCTCCTTGCCGTAGCAATTATAGGATTGGTGTTAACACCAATTTTTATTACCCAAAGTACATTATTACAATCAGTTTCTCGTATTTCTCGTCGTATGGCACGAGTGTTTTTTGCTAAACAATTTTTGATAGAATCTACATCTGTAATGCAACTGAAACAAAAAGATAAAGAAGATCCAAGTATCACTATAGAAAAAAAAGTAGATGACCCAGAAACAGTTGTGATGTATAAAGTACAAAAATTGCCAAAAAATTCTGTATTCTCTCAATTTCCAGATCTTTATCTTAAAAGTACTACAGCAAAATGGCAACGTGATGGAATTGAGCAGGAGCAAACGTTGATTAGTTTTATGTTTCAACCAGAACCACCAGAAAAAAAAGGAACGTAA